One genomic region from Magallana gigas chromosome 3, xbMagGiga1.1, whole genome shotgun sequence encodes:
- the LOC136274201 gene encoding zinc finger CCHC domain-containing protein 12-like, producing MEEKLKEEIEQLRIKLLHVEARQAATSKSTPPVYIKSERKLPKLAGRPVKDSDPDVEDWVTDMRDHIVNIPTNDEKIEFVLDHLTGNAKTEIRMRPSDMKKTADDILKIVEETFKIQDNLAQLRHKFYEREQTENESLETYSLSLMKLMHSINKKEGGDSSNNEKILTEKFIDGVRDYQLKRELRRFSMENPSMPFIEFRGRVLLWVDDRQPNSSKSAASINKVSIEETTPETQSNDILEVIKKQQELLEKQQKQIDFLTQMVPRQQFHYRGRGIHSDRGRSRGRGYRRSLGRSNTITCYHCHEEGHKKPDCPKLSATARKISLDDPKAQPSQ from the coding sequence ATGGAAGAAAAGCTGAAAGAAGAAATAGAACAATTGCGGATAAAACTTCTTCATGTTGAAGCGAGGCAAGCGGCTACATCCAAATCAACACCGCCTGTCTACATAAAATCCGAACGAAAACTCCCCAAGTTAGCTGGAAGACCCGTCAAAGACTCTGATCCAGATGTCGAAGATTGGGTAACAGACATGAGAGATCATATTGTAAATATTCCAACAAATGATGAGAAAATTGAGTTTGTATTGGACCACCTCACTGGAAATGCTAAAACGGAAATCCGAATGCGTCCATCCGATATGAAAAAAACAGCGGATGacatattgaaaattgttgaagaaacatttaaaattcaagACAATTTGGCCCAACTCAGACACAAATTTTATGAGAGAGAGCAAACAGAGAATGAAAGTTTAGAAACATATTCCCTATCCTTAATGAAACTTATGCACAGTATTAACAAGAAAGAAGGGGGTGACAGTTCAAACAATGAGAAAATTCTGACTGAAAAGTTTATTGATGGTGTAAGAGATTATCAACTCAAGAGGGAACTACGAAGGTTTTCCATGGAAAATCCATCAATGCCCTTTATAGAATTTCGCGGACGTGTGCTATTATGGGTTGATGACCGACAGCCAAATTCGTCGAAAAGCGCTGCTTCAATCAATAAAGTTTCAATTGAAGAAACAACGCCAGAAACTCAAAGCAATGATATTCTGGAGGTGATTAAGAAACAACAAGAGCTTCTTGAAAAACAGCAGAAACAAATTGATTTCCTCACACAAATGGTACCCCGGCAACAGTTTCATTACAGAGGACGCGGCATTCATTCCGATAGAGGTAGAAGCAGAGGACGAGGATATAGACGTAGTTTAGGCAGATCCAATACCATCACATGTTATCACTGTCACGAAGAGGGTCACAAGAAACCTGATTGTCCAAAACTTTCAGCAACGGCAAGGAAGATTTCTCTGGACGACCCAAAAGCCCAACCCTCTCAGTGA